The proteins below come from a single Candidatus Omnitrophota bacterium genomic window:
- a CDS encoding ABC transporter ATP-binding protein produces the protein MRVELKHVSKSFQQNGQAIEVLRDINLVVEDGEFVCLLGPSGCGKSTIINLIAGLDKPTQGQVLVGSKPVGAPASSRTVVFQEAALFPWLSVLGNVEFGLRMAGLSKEKRRARAMEYIKLVHLSKFAHAYPHQLSGGMKQRVAIARALVLQPEILLLDEPFAALDAQTRSVLQNELLEIWALARPTILFVTHNVREATGLADRVYVISARPGRIRDMRPITMPRPRHAEDAALLAHQHAILGLLGEEVEQVFREELGETVHFPEAQHEEDSRGRARGMHS, from the coding sequence ATGCGCGTTGAACTTAAGCACGTCTCAAAATCGTTTCAGCAGAACGGCCAAGCCATCGAGGTGCTCCGTGACATCAACCTCGTCGTGGAGGACGGGGAATTCGTGTGCCTGCTCGGCCCCTCCGGATGCGGCAAGAGCACCATCATCAATCTGATCGCCGGCCTGGACAAACCGACCCAAGGCCAGGTGCTCGTCGGCAGCAAACCGGTGGGCGCGCCCGCATCGTCTCGTACGGTTGTGTTCCAAGAAGCGGCGCTGTTTCCATGGCTCAGTGTGCTGGGCAACGTGGAATTCGGATTGCGCATGGCCGGCCTGTCCAAGGAGAAACGGCGCGCGCGAGCGATGGAGTATATTAAGCTAGTACACCTGTCGAAATTTGCCCACGCCTACCCGCATCAACTCTCTGGGGGCATGAAACAGCGCGTGGCCATCGCGCGCGCCCTCGTCCTGCAGCCGGAGATTCTGCTGCTCGATGAGCCCTTCGCCGCCTTGGATGCCCAGACCCGCTCGGTGCTGCAAAACGAGCTGCTCGAAATCTGGGCGCTCGCGCGTCCGACGATTCTGTTCGTGACGCATAATGTGCGCGAGGCGACCGGCCTGGCGGATCGGGTCTATGTCATCTCGGCGCGCCCGGGCCGCATTCGTGATATGCGGCCGATCACGATGCCTCGGCCGCGGCACGCGGAGGACGCAGCACTACTGGCGCATCAGCACGCGATCCTCGGCTTGCTTGGTGAAGAGGTTGAGCAGGTCTTTCGTGAAGAACTCGGCGAAACGGTTCACTTTCCTGAAGCGCAGCACGAGGAGGACTCCCGAGGGCGAGCACGGGGGATGCACAGCTGA